One Mycobacterium paraseoulense genomic window, ACGCGTTCGAGCAGACTGCCGCCGAGGTCGCCGCCGCGATGAACCTCTCCCCCGTTGCGGCCAGCTACGTGGTGTCGTACGCGGAGGCGCTGGACACCCGGTTGCCGAAAATCGGGGCCCTGCTCGCGGCGGGCCGGACGGACTGGCGCACAGCGCGCCTGATCATCAGCCGGACCGACCTGGTGACCGACGAGAACCTGATCGCCGATATCGACCAATCGCTGGCCGAACGCATCGGTAACTGGCACGGGTGGTCCAAGCAGCGCATCATCAACGCCGTCGACGCCGCGGTTCGGGCCACCGATCCCGACGCCGCGCGCGAGCGCCACGTTGCCGCCCAGGACGACCGCCATGTCGGAATCAGCACCAGAGACGACGGGATGGCCGACATCTACGGGTCGGTCGCCGCCACGGCCGCAACCGCGTTTGACCGACGGCTCTCACAGCTCGCCAAGCAGGTGTGCCCGACGGACCCGCGGACGCTGGATCAGCGCCGGGCCGACGCACTCGCCGCGCTGGCCGAGGGCCGCGGGCTGGCCTGCGACTGCGGAGAACCGGAGTGTCCCAACCGAACCAGTGACCGCGGCCCGGTTAGGGGGGCCGCCGCGCAGGTGGTCATCAACGTCGTAGCCAGCGACCAGACCGTCAACGCCGGTGGCGGTGAGCCCGGCTACCTGGAGGGCTACGGCGTCATCGACGCCGCGCAGGTGCGCCGATTGGCGGCCGCGGCATCCATACTCGTCGCCGATCCGGTGACGAGTGCGGTCGAGGCGTTGCGCTACCAACCATCCGCGGCCTTGGAACGGGCCGTCCGGTGCCGCGATCTCACGTGTCGCTTCCCCGGGTGCAGCCGACCGGCCGTCGTCTGCGACCTCGACCACACCATTCCGTTCAACCACGAGAACCCGGCGGCTGGCGGGCGGACCGTCGCGGAGAACTTGAAATGTCTTTGTCGACAACATCATCGGCTCAAGACTTTCGGTGGCTGGCGCGATGAACAGCTTGCCGACGGCACCGTGATCTGGCTGTCGCCCGCGGGGCGGACTTACCGCACGTCGCCCGCCGGTGCCGACCTGTTCCCCCAGACCGCCCGCCCGGCCTGTTCGCCGCCTGTGCTTGCGAGATGGACCCGGTCGCAGCAACGCAGCGCGCGAATCATTCAGGCGCGCAACCACAACCGGGTGCAGCGGCCGATCAACGAGGCGCGGCGAGCGCTGGAGGAGGCCCGGCAACAGGAAATCGCAGCGCGCAAGTTCCGTAACCACATGCGCGACATGCTCTTCCTGTTCAAAGGCGCGCCGAGCACCAGCCCCTTCTGCACCTGGGTGAATGATCCCAAAGAGCCGGAAGAACTACCGCCTGACTGGATTCCCGACGAGCCGGCCCCACAGGCCCTGCCCGACGATCCACCGTTCTGACGCGCGCCCGCGCGGGGGACTCGAATCAGCCTCCCGCCGGTGGCTGAGCGATGACGGTGGGCTTGAAACCGTATCGCGGCGCGACGAAGTGGGCTGCCGCACTGCGTCCGGTCCCGCCGCCAGGCATCATCGGCACTCCACCCACCGCGTTCGTGGCGGGTTCGAAAGCCGCTGCCGCAGTGCCGCCGTTGAGCGCCACGGTGACGGTTGCCGTCGGGGCGGCGCTCGCCCATGCCCCTGGCACCGATAACCCGCCGATCGATGCCGCCTTGCCGACGGCGCCGCCGATCGAGCCGATCGAACCCAGGCCCGCGCCCGGAACGGCGGCGGGCAGAACCGCCTCGGCCGCTTTGGCGGTGCCCTCGGCGGCGGACTTCGCGGCGGGCATCATGCCCTGGGCGATGCCTTGGATGTCTTTGAACGATGTAGTGAATAGCCGTGTCGGCGAGATCAATCGGATGAACGCGTCAAAGGGCGTGCTGGCGTCCAGGGTCTGCGACCCGGTCAGACCCTCCAACAGGTCACCCAATGGACCGCCCACCACTATCCCGTCTCCCTCGGGGTTCAGCCCGATCATCCCGCCAAGGGAAAGCGGGGGATTCGCCGGCGGATTGCTCGTCAACCCGGCCAGCGACGACAGCGTCTGAGGCACCGCGTCGAGCACCTGTGCGTTGTCGGTTGCGCCGACGCCGGTCGCTTGGGCCACCGCAGCCGCCTGGCCGGTCACCCCGGCCGGGTTGACAGACGGTACCGCCGGTTCGAAGGGTGGCAACGTCGACGCCGCGGCCGAAGTACCGGCGTATCCGTACATCGCGGCGGCGTCTTGGGCCCACATGTCGCCGTATTGCGACTCGGTCGCCGCGATTGCCGCGGTGTTCTGGCCAAGAACGTTCGTCGCCATCAACTGCGCCAACAACGCCCGGTTCGCGGCGACCACCGCCGGGGGCACCGTTTCGGTGAACGCGGCCTCATAGGCCCCCGCTGCCGCCACGGCTTGAGCGCCGGCGTGTTCCGCTCGCCCGGCCGACCCGCGCAGCCACGCCACTTGCGGTACGGCCGCAGCCAGCATTGACGATGCAGCCGGCCCCTGCCACGGTCCGTCGGTGAGGCCCGTGATCACCGACCCATAGGAGGCCGCCGCGGAATGCAGCTCGGCCGCCAGCCGGTCCCAGGCCGCCGCAGCGGCCAGGAGGGGGCCCGATCCCGGCCCCGAGTACATCAGCGCGGAGTTGATCTCAGGTGGCAACTGCGCGAAATCCAGCATTGTCTTTCCGCCTAACCGACCGCGGCGACGTTGGCCGTCTCCGTTGCGACGTACGAGCCGGCGCAGACGCCGAGCGTTGTCGCCAGCTGCTCGCGAACCGCCGCGGCCTCAGCGCTGATCTTCTGGAAGAGCTTTGCGTGCCAGGAGAACTGGGCCGCGGTCAATATCGACACCAGATCGGCGGCGGCGGGCGCCACCCCGGTTGTCGGGACCACCACGGCCGAATTTCCCTCCCGCACGGCGGTGTTGATACCGTGCAGCTCGGCGGCGGCCACATCCATCATTTCCGGTCGGGTCATCAGGAACGACATTTTCCCTCCTCAAAAGTCCATCATTGCAACAGCTTTCGGCGCATCTGACCAGTGCCGAGTCAGACGTCTCGACACGTTAGGGCAGCGATGTCCACGGATGACAGCCCTCGAGACGCCAATTCATCACCGGGTCGATAACTGTTCACTTAGCTGGCCGATTGCCCCGCAAACATATGCCTTTGGCATGAACCTTATTGTGAACCAATATTTTTGGGGTCATATATGTGCTTATATGCGGCGCTCGAAAGGCTCAGAATAGGTTTGCCGAGAGTAGGCAGGAGTGGCGGTTGATTCCAAATATGTTCCGGCACAGCGATATTCGAATCGTCGGAACCCTGCAAGGGAGCTGCCGCGGCCAGCCCATAGCATCGGCGGGTCCCGAGCGGCTAGGGTGCCAGGCATGCCGGCCGCAACGAACGCCCCGAGATTTGCCCGTAAGTTGATCGCCTTGGCCGCCGCCGGGCTGGCGGCGGCCACGCTGTCGGCCTGCGATTCCCCGCCGTCGGCGCCCTCGCCCGGGGTCAACCCCCGTCAGGTCACCGTCTTCGGGTCGGGGCAAGTCCAGGGCGTCCCGGACACGTTGACCGCCGACGTCGGCATCGAATTCACGGCGCCCGACGTGACCGCTGCGATGAACCAGACCAACGACCGTCAGCAAGCGGTCATCAACGCTCTAGCCGGCGCCGGGGTCGACCGCAAGGACATCAGCACCACCGAGGTCACGCTGCAGCCGCAGTTCAGCAACCCCGAGCCCAACGGCACCGCGACCATCACCGGTTACCGCGCCACCAACGCCATCACGGTCAAGATCCACCCGCCCGATGCGGCGTCGCGGATGCTGGCCCTCATCGTGGGCACCGGCGGCGATGCCACCCGGATCAAGTCGGTCAGCTACTCCATCGCTGATGACTCGCAGCTGGTGAAGGATGCGCGCGCGCGAGCGTTCAACGACGCCAAGAACCGCGCCGAACAGTATGCCCAGCTGTCCGGGCTCCGGCTGGGCAGGGTGCTGTCCATTTCGGAGGCCACCGAGCCGACGGCGGGCGGGCCGCCGGCGCCACCGAGGGCCATGCCGAGCGCGGTCCCGCTGGAACCCGGCCAGCAGACAGTGAGCTTTTCGGTGACCGCCGTGTGGGAGCTGGACTAGTGGCGATCGCAAGCGCGGCGTAGCCGGGCGCGGCGGGTCGCCACCATCGAACCCGTGGCGATCGCAAGCGCGGCGTAGCCGGGCGCGGCGGGTCGCCACCATCGAACCCGTGGCGATCGCAAGCGCGGCGTAGCCGGGCGCTGCGGGTCGCCACCATCGAACACGTGGCGATCGCAAGCGCGGCGTAGCCGGGCGCGGCGGGTCGCCACCATCGAACCCGTGGCGATCGCAAGCGCGGCGTAGCCGGGCGCGGCGGGTCGCCACCATCGAACCCGTGGCGATCGCAAGCGCGGCGTAGCCGGCGCGGCGGGTCGCCACCATCGAACCCGTGGCGATCGCAAGCGCGGCGTAGCCGGGCGCGGCGGGTCGCCACCATCGAACCCGTGGCGATCGCAAGCGCGGCGTAGCCGGGCGCTGCGGGTCGCCACCATCGAACCCGTGGCGATCGCAAGCGCGGCGTAGCCGGGCGCGGGCCTACTGCTGGTAGACCCTGGGGTCCAGGGTGCCGATGTACGACAGGTCGCGGTAGCGCTCGTCGTAGTCCAGGCCGTAACCCACGACGAAGTCGTTCGGGATGTCGAAGCCCACGTAGGCGATGTCGACGTTGGCGCCCTTCGCGTCGGGCTTGCGCAGCAGCGTGCACACGCGCAGCGAGCGCGGATGGCGACTGGAGAGGTTGCGCAGCAGCCACGACAGGGTCAGCCCCGAGTCCACGACGTCCTCGACGATCAGCACGTCGCGGCCCTGGATGTCGCGGTCCAAGTCCTTGAGGATCCGCACCACGCCCGACGACGAGGTCGAGGATCCATAGGAGCTCACGGCCATGAACTCGAACTGGGTGGGCACCGGGATCGCCCGCGCCAGATCGGTGACAAAGATCACAGCACCCTTGAGCACCGTGATCAGCAGCAGATCCTGGCCGGTCTCGGTCATGACGTCGCGGTATTGCCCGCCGATCTCGCCGCCGAGTTCGGCGATTCGCGCCTGGATCTGCTCCGCGGTCAGCAGAACCGACTTGATGTCCCCCGGGTACAGCTCCACGGGCTGCGCGGGGGTGATCGCCGAGGAGATCTGGGCCACGCCCACAGAGTGCCACGCCACCGGCCGAAAAACCAACGGCGACCCCGGTATTGCGGCTATCGGTCGGGCTTTTCAACCGGTTCACGCCACAGGGTCAGCACGCCGTCGCGCCGCCCCGCGATCAGCCGCTCGTCGCGCAGGGCCGAACCGACCGCCACCCCGCCCTGCCCGCGCCAGGCCGTGACAAGCGCGTCGACACCGCGAATCTGCTTGTCGGTCAGGCCGGTTGCGCCGCCCGCCAGGAGCCAGCCGCGGATCACCCGGCGCCGCACCGGGGCAGGCATCCCGGCCAGGGCCTGGGTCTGCAGGCCCGCACCCGCCTTCGCCTCGGGCAACGCCTGGGCGGCGAGCGCGTCGATGAGCTCGGTGTCCTCGCGCAGCGCCGTCGCCGTGCGGGCCAGCGCCTCGGCCACCCCGCCGCCCAGCACATCCTCCAGCAGCGGCAGCACCTCGAGGCGCAGCCGGGTCCGGGTGAAGCGGCGGTCGGTGTTGTGCGGATCCTGCCACGCGGTCAGGCCCAGCTCGCGGCACGCGGCATGGGTCACGGCGCGCCGCACCCCCAACAGCGGCCGGCCCCACGGCGAGTCGTACGCCCGCATCCCGGCGATCGACCGCACGCCCGACCCGCGGCCCAGCCCGAGCAGCACGGTCTCCGCCTGGTCGTCGAGTGTGTGGGCCAGCAGCACCGGGCCGGCGTGGTACGCGCTCAAGGCGGCGTAGCGGGCGGCGCGGGCGGCGGCCTCGGGTCCGCCCTTGTTACCCACGTGCACCCGAACAACTTGCGCCGCAACACATCCCAGGCTGAGGGCCTGCGCTCGCGCGGCCTCCGCGACGGCGGCGGAATCGGGTTGCAGGCCGTGGTCGACGATCACCGCGGTGGTGGGCCGCAGCTGGGCAGCCACCGCGGTCAACGCCAGGGAATCCGGGCCACCCGACAGCGCCACGCACCACTGCTCGGCCGTGGCGACATGCGTCTTGATGAACTCCTCGACAGCCGCGCGCAGCTGCCCTACAGCACCCGGTCGATCCATCGCTGGGGTTCCTCGATCTCAGCGGGCACGGGCAGCGTCTCGGGCCCGGTCCAGATGGCGTTGAATCGCTCCATGCCGACCCGCCCCACCACGTGGTCGACGAACGCCTTGCCTCGCGTGTACTGGCTGAGCTTGGCGTCGAGGCCCAGCAGGGCCCGCACCAGCCGCTGCAGGGGCGGTTGCTTGCGGTTGCGGCGCTCGTCGAACCGGCGCCGGATGGTGGTCACCGACGGCACCACCATGGGCCCCACCGCATCCATCACGTGGTCGGCGTGGCCTTCCAGCAGCGTGCCGAGCACCAGCAGCCGATCGAGCGCCTGCCGCTGCGGCTCGGACTGCACCGCGCGCACCAGGCCGACGATTCCCGACGAGCCGCCGTCGGCCACTCCGTTGCCGCGGTTGCGGACGTAATCGGCGAGCCTGCTCGCCACCTGCGCGACGTCTTCTCCGGCGTCCCGCGTCAATACGGACAGCGTCCGGGACATGTGCTCGGACAACCACGGATTGGCGGTGAACTGCACCCGGTGGGTCACCTCGTGCAGGCAGACCCACAACCGGAAGTCCGAGGGCTCGACGCGCAGTTGCCGCTCGACGGCGATGACGTTCGGATACACCAGCAGCAGGCAGCCCTCTTTGGCGGCCGCGAACGGGTCGTACTGACCGAGGATTCCCGACGAGACGAACGCCAGCACCGCCCCGGTCTGCGCCCCGGTGACGCGGCCGGTGAAGAACCCCCGCGGCTTCTCGGCCCCGTTCATCATCACCCGCATCGACTCCGCCGCCGCGGCGATCCACTCCGGGCGGTCGACGATCCGGGCGGCGGGAACGACGCCGTCGGTCACCAGCCCGGTGACCTCACGAACGGGCGGTTCGGCCTTGGCGGCCGACCTGGTGAGCTCATCGATCACCTGGCGGCGGGTGTATTCGCTCGACGGTGGCCCCGGCCGGGCCAACCGCCGGCCGACGGTGGCGGCGAAGCCCCAGTCGACGGCGGTACCGAGTGTCAGCTCCGAGGACGCGCTCATGAGCACCCGCACGACCACAGCTTGGTGGCCAGCGCGTCCATCACGTTGCGGCCGTTGGGTCCGGCGGCGTTGGAGATGAAGGCGAACGTGAGCACCCGTCCGCTGCGGTCGGTGACCACCCCGGCCAGGGCGTTGACGGCGGTCAGCGATCCGGTCTTCGCACGCAGCCAGCCGGCCGGCCCCTGATTGGAGGCCGCGTCGGTGAAGCGGTCGCCCAACGTCCCACTGCCGGCGGCGATCGGCAGCAGATCCAGCAGCGCGCGCAGCGCCGGCTGGTCGGGTCCGGCCGCCGCCTGCAGCACGCCGTCGAGCGTCTTGGCGGTCAACCGGTCATCGACCGACAGCCCGCTGGAGTCCATCAGCGCGACGCCGCCCGTGTCGACGTGCGCGGTGCTCAGCCGGTTGGTCACCGCGTCGGCCGCGCCCGCGAAGCTGCGCGGCCGGTTGATTGCGGCCGCCACCTCGCGGGCGATGCATTCGGCCATCACGTTGTCGGAGTGGTCCATCATCTCGGACAGCCGCTCGACCAGCGGCGCCGACTGCACGACGGCCAGCTGCCGCGCCCCGGACGGAGCCGTCGCGATCGTCACCGCCGCCGGGTCCAGGCCCAGCGCCTTGGCCAGCTCCCGGCCGGCGTCGAGCGCCGGCGTCCGGGACCGCCGGGAGTTGACCGTGCTCGGCTGGATGCGCCCGGCGTCGATCATCACCGATTCGATCGGCGCGATGTCGCCGTTGTCGACGTCGGCGGGATCCCAGCCCTGCGCCATCGTCGGCCCGCTGAACGCCGAGGTGTCCACCTGCACCGCGGTCGGCGTCACGCCGCTGCGGCGGATCTGCTCGACGAGGTCACTGAGCCGGGCCGACCCGCGGTACCAGGTATCCACGCCGGGCGGTGCCGCCGACAGCACCGGGTCGCCGGCGCCGACGAGCACGACGGGCCCCTGCGCGTTCTGGCTGCCGGCCACCACCCGGGTGCTGATTCGGGCCTGCCGGTCCAGGGTCAGCAGGGCCGCGGCCGCCGTGAGCACCTTGTTGGTCGAGGCCGGCACGAGCGGCATGTCGTCGGCCACCTGCCAGAGCTCTTTGCCGGTGATGGCGTCGGTGACCCGGCCACCCAGCCTGCCCAGGTTCGGATCGGCAGCGATGGCCGACAGCGCCGCCGTAACCCCGGCGGGGCTGGGCGTCTCGGCGGTGTCGCTGACCGGGACCATTCCCGGCTTGACCGGCGGCGCGTGCGGAGGCGGTATGGGCGCGTGCGCATTGATGCCCCCATGCCCCGCGGAGGTGAAAAACGTCGCCGCCGCCACCACGGCGGCGACAAACGCCAGCACGGCCAACCCGACGAACACATGGGTGGATTTTTGCCAGCGAGTGAAACCCATCGCTCTCCTGACTCTCTGAAGCCATTCTGCCGAATCGGCCGGAATGCGCTCGACTAGGGTGTAACAGAGCAAAATTGACCTGCCTACCCAGAAAAGGAGCCGACGCGGTGGAATTCGACGTCACCATCGAGATCCTGAAAGGCCAGCGGAACAAGTACGAGGTCGACCACGAGACCGGACGGGTGCGGCTGGACCGTTACCTCTACACCTCGATGGGCTACCCGACGGACTACGGCTTCATCGAGGACACCCTCGGCGAAGACGGCGACCCGCTGGACGCGATGGTGCTGCTGCCGCAGTCGGTGTTCCCCGGCGTCATCGTCGAGGCGCGCCCGGTGGGCATGTTCCGGATGACCGACGAGAAGGGCGGCGACGACAAAGTCCTGTGCGTGCCGGCCGGCGACCACCGCTGGGACCACGTCCAGGACATCGCGGACGTCCCCGAGTTCGAGCTCGACGTCATCAAGCACTTCTTCGTGCACTACAAGGACCTGGAGCCGGGCAAGTTCGTCAAGGCCGCCGACTGGGTCGGCCGCGCGGAGGCCGAAGCGGAGGTGCAGCGCTCGGTGGAACGCTTCAAGGCGGGCGGGCACTGACCGCATTGACGCTCGCGGCGTAACCGCGCGCCGATTTCCGGTGGCATCCTGGCGAGGTGACCCCTGTGTGGCATTTCGCCGCCAACTTCTGGTGGCTGGTTTTTCCGCTGGGCGGTGCGATCGGCGGAGGGCTTCGGGCCATTGCCGCCGCGAACGAGCGGCGGGCCGAGCGCCGGCTGGAACGGTACCGGCTGAAGCAGCAAGCCAAGATCGCGGTGGCCGAGGCATCCGGCCGGGCGCGGACCAACGAGGGAACCGACCGGCGCGAGATCGCCAAACTCGTTGCGGCACATGACCGTACCGACGCCCGGTGGTTCGACTATGAAGTCGATATCGCGCGACTGCTGGACTTTCCGATGATGACCGACATGCGGGCTCCGCTGACCATCGCGTTCCATCGGGCGAAGCGGCACGCGGACCTGCTGCGGCCGGAACCGCCCGAGGGGCTCCTCGGCAACCGGGACGCGCTCGTGGAATACCGCGACGCCGTCCATGAGTACATCAGCGCCTTCGAGATCGCCGAGGCCGAGGCGATTCGCCGCCGTCGCAGCGACTTCTCGGCCGACGAGCAACAACGGATGGGGCGGGCCCAAAGCTTGTTGCATTTGGCGCAGGACGACGCGGCCACCCGCGAGGAGCGACAGAATGCCTACGCGCGGGCGAGCAAAGAACTGGACGGCTTGATCGTGCTGCCGGCCCCCGCGCGGGCCGGCATCGAACGGCGCATCGCCGGCCAGATCGAGGCCTAAACCGCCGACGACGCGGCGGCCTTGGCGTGGCGCCGATTGCGGAGCACGCTCCAGCCCAGCGCCGCCCCGATGAACACCACCCCCACCGACGCGGTGACCGGGTCGGGGACCTCGAATCGCGGTTCGATCGACACGAGCATGATCACCGCCAGCACCCCGATCGCCCAATGCGCGCCGTGCTCGAGGTACACGTAGCGGTCCAGCGCATCCTGCTTCACCAGGAAGATCGTGATGGACCGGACGAACATCGAGCCCACCAGTCCGAGTCCCAACGCGATGACGATTGGGTCCGAGGTGATCGCAAAGGCCCCGGTGACACCGTCGAACGAGAACGCGGCATCGAGGACCTCGAGATAAAGGAACAGCGTCAGGCCGGCCTTGCCGACCGCCTTGCCGGCCGACGCCGCCTCGAGGCCCGGGGGCCGAAACGCCCGGCTCAGGCCGTTGACGAGGAGATACGTCACCAGACCCAGCAGCCCGGCGGTCAGCACCGTCGCGCGCTCGTCGCCGGAGTGCGTCAACCGGGTGCCCACCAGGACCAGCGCGACGGCGGTCACCGCCACCGGCACCTGACCCAGCCG contains:
- a CDS encoding HNH endonuclease signature motif containing protein; its protein translation is MFEIAPDPASLVQVIESTHRREAELVARRLAAVAALLRHRAAAAERPERPREYAAIDAFEQTAAEVAAAMNLSPVAASYVVSYAEALDTRLPKIGALLAAGRTDWRTARLIISRTDLVTDENLIADIDQSLAERIGNWHGWSKQRIINAVDAAVRATDPDAARERHVAAQDDRHVGISTRDDGMADIYGSVAATAATAFDRRLSQLAKQVCPTDPRTLDQRRADALAALAEGRGLACDCGEPECPNRTSDRGPVRGAAAQVVINVVASDQTVNAGGGEPGYLEGYGVIDAAQVRRLAAAASILVADPVTSAVEALRYQPSAALERAVRCRDLTCRFPGCSRPAVVCDLDHTIPFNHENPAAGGRTVAENLKCLCRQHHRLKTFGGWRDEQLADGTVIWLSPAGRTYRTSPAGADLFPQTARPACSPPVLARWTRSQQRSARIIQARNHNRVQRPINEARRALEEARQQEIAARKFRNHMRDMLFLFKGAPSTSPFCTWVNDPKEPEELPPDWIPDEPAPQALPDDPPF
- a CDS encoding PPE family protein; the encoded protein is MLDFAQLPPEINSALMYSGPGSGPLLAAAAAWDRLAAELHSAAASYGSVITGLTDGPWQGPAASSMLAAAVPQVAWLRGSAGRAEHAGAQAVAAAGAYEAAFTETVPPAVVAANRALLAQLMATNVLGQNTAAIAATESQYGDMWAQDAAAMYGYAGTSAAASTLPPFEPAVPSVNPAGVTGQAAAVAQATGVGATDNAQVLDAVPQTLSSLAGLTSNPPANPPLSLGGMIGLNPEGDGIVVGGPLGDLLEGLTGSQTLDASTPFDAFIRLISPTRLFTTSFKDIQGIAQGMMPAAKSAAEGTAKAAEAVLPAAVPGAGLGSIGSIGGAVGKAASIGGLSVPGAWASAAPTATVTVALNGGTAAAAFEPATNAVGGVPMMPGGGTGRSAAAHFVAPRYGFKPTVIAQPPAGG
- a CDS encoding PE family protein — translated: MSFLMTRPEMMDVAAAELHGINTAVREGNSAVVVPTTGVAPAAADLVSILTAAQFSWHAKLFQKISAEAAAVREQLATTLGVCAGSYVATETANVAAVG
- a CDS encoding SIMPL domain-containing protein, with translation MPAATNAPRFARKLIALAAAGLAAATLSACDSPPSAPSPGVNPRQVTVFGSGQVQGVPDTLTADVGIEFTAPDVTAAMNQTNDRQQAVINALAGAGVDRKDISTTEVTLQPQFSNPEPNGTATITGYRATNAITVKIHPPDAASRMLALIVGTGGDATRIKSVSYSIADDSQLVKDARARAFNDAKNRAEQYAQLSGLRLGRVLSISEATEPTAGGPPAPPRAMPSAVPLEPGQQTVSFSVTAVWELD
- the hpt gene encoding hypoxanthine phosphoribosyltransferase; the encoded protein is MGVAQISSAITPAQPVELYPGDIKSVLLTAEQIQARIAELGGEIGGQYRDVMTETGQDLLLITVLKGAVIFVTDLARAIPVPTQFEFMAVSSYGSSTSSSGVVRILKDLDRDIQGRDVLIVEDVVDSGLTLSWLLRNLSSRHPRSLRVCTLLRKPDAKGANVDIAYVGFDIPNDFVVGYGLDYDERYRDLSYIGTLDPRVYQQ
- the tilS gene encoding tRNA lysidine(34) synthetase TilS, producing the protein MDRPGAVGQLRAAVEEFIKTHVATAEQWCVALSGGPDSLALTAVAAQLRPTTAVIVDHGLQPDSAAVAEAARAQALSLGCVAAQVVRVHVGNKGGPEAAARAARYAALSAYHAGPVLLAHTLDDQAETVLLGLGRGSGVRSIAGMRAYDSPWGRPLLGVRRAVTHAACRELGLTAWQDPHNTDRRFTRTRLRLEVLPLLEDVLGGGVAEALARTATALREDTELIDALAAQALPEAKAGAGLQTQALAGMPAPVRRRVIRGWLLAGGATGLTDKQIRGVDALVTAWRGQGGVAVGSALRDERLIAGRRDGVLTLWREPVEKPDR
- a CDS encoding zinc-dependent metalloprotease codes for the protein MSASSELTLGTAVDWGFAATVGRRLARPGPPSSEYTRRQVIDELTRSAAKAEPPVREVTGLVTDGVVPAARIVDRPEWIAAAAESMRVMMNGAEKPRGFFTGRVTGAQTGAVLAFVSSGILGQYDPFAAAKEGCLLLVYPNVIAVERQLRVEPSDFRLWVCLHEVTHRVQFTANPWLSEHMSRTLSVLTRDAGEDVAQVASRLADYVRNRGNGVADGGSSGIVGLVRAVQSEPQRQALDRLLVLGTLLEGHADHVMDAVGPMVVPSVTTIRRRFDERRNRKQPPLQRLVRALLGLDAKLSQYTRGKAFVDHVVGRVGMERFNAIWTGPETLPVPAEIEEPQRWIDRVL
- the dacB gene encoding D-alanyl-D-alanine carboxypeptidase/D-alanyl-D-alanine endopeptidase, with the translated sequence MGFTRWQKSTHVFVGLAVLAFVAAVVAAATFFTSAGHGGINAHAPIPPPHAPPVKPGMVPVSDTAETPSPAGVTAALSAIAADPNLGRLGGRVTDAITGKELWQVADDMPLVPASTNKVLTAAAALLTLDRQARISTRVVAGSQNAQGPVVLVGAGDPVLSAAPPGVDTWYRGSARLSDLVEQIRRSGVTPTAVQVDTSAFSGPTMAQGWDPADVDNGDIAPIESVMIDAGRIQPSTVNSRRSRTPALDAGRELAKALGLDPAAVTIATAPSGARQLAVVQSAPLVERLSEMMDHSDNVMAECIAREVAAAINRPRSFAGAADAVTNRLSTAHVDTGGVALMDSSGLSVDDRLTAKTLDGVLQAAAGPDQPALRALLDLLPIAAGSGTLGDRFTDAASNQGPAGWLRAKTGSLTAVNALAGVVTDRSGRVLTFAFISNAAGPNGRNVMDALATKLWSCGCS
- a CDS encoding inorganic diphosphatase: MEFDVTIEILKGQRNKYEVDHETGRVRLDRYLYTSMGYPTDYGFIEDTLGEDGDPLDAMVLLPQSVFPGVIVEARPVGMFRMTDEKGGDDKVLCVPAGDHRWDHVQDIADVPEFELDVIKHFFVHYKDLEPGKFVKAADWVGRAEAEAEVQRSVERFKAGGH
- a CDS encoding DUF475 domain-containing protein, translated to MAALRIFGISLVLTVAALALGYAHGGLNALLLLLALGLLEISLSFDNAIINAAILKQMSPFWRQMFLTVGVLVAVFGMRLIFPLVIVWATAGLDPVRAMELALHPPPHGALEFPDGSPSYEKLIVAAHPQIAAFGGTFLLMLFLDFVFHDRDIKWLKWIEIPFARIGRLGQVPVAVTAVALVLVGTRLTHSGDERATVLTAGLLGLVTYLLVNGLSRAFRPPGLEAASAGKAVGKAGLTLFLYLEVLDAAFSFDGVTGAFAITSDPIVIALGLGLVGSMFVRSITIFLVKQDALDRYVYLEHGAHWAIGVLAVIMLVSIEPRFEVPDPVTASVGVVFIGAALGWSVLRNRRHAKAAASSAV